Proteins from a single region of Symphalangus syndactylus isolate Jambi chromosome 12, NHGRI_mSymSyn1-v2.1_pri, whole genome shotgun sequence:
- the LELP1 gene encoding late cornified envelope-like proline-rich protein 1: protein MSSDDKSKSSDPKTEPKNCDPKCEQKCESKCQPSCLKKLLQRCSEKYPQEKCPAPPKCPPCPSQSPSSCPPKPCTKPCPPKCPSSCPPACPPPCPPPCPPPE from the coding sequence ATGTCGAGTGATGATAAAAGTAAATCAAGTGACCCCAAGACTGAGCCCAAGAACTGTGATCCCAAGTGTGAACAAAAGTGTGAGTCCAAATGCCAGCCCAGCTGTTTAAAGAAGCTGCTGCAACGCTGCTCCGAAAAGTACCCACAGGAAAAGTGTCCAGCACCACCCAAGTGCCCACCCTGCCCCTCGCAGTCTCCTTCATCCTGCCCTCCCAAGCCCTGCACCAAGCCCTGTCCTCCTAAATGCCCTTCGTCCTGTCCACCTGCTTGCCCAcctccctgcccacctccctgccctcccccagAGTGA